Genomic window (Polaribacter batillariae):
TGTTAAGTAAGCCATATTTACAATTTGTATTGTTTTATTTTAAATTTTTTCAAAAATTAAATATAGTTAATTTTGTAAGATAGAAGAAGACAAATCAATCCATTTTACAACTATAAATTTCTTAGAAAAGAAGATTTTTTATTTCTAAAGTACAAACCCATTTTTTTACATATATTTGGGGCATGAATTCTAAATGGTACCTTAGTGCTTTTCTCTTCATATGCATTTGTTTTGGAGTATTCCAAGAGCAGGTTTATAAACCCAATCAAGAAATTGTTCTAGAATTTATAGATACTTCTTCGCAGAATAAAAATATTGAAAACACCATTTCTGAAGTTCAAAAAAAACTTGTAGATATTGGGGTTACAAACATCGCCATTCAAAAAACAGAAAAAGGCACTTTAAAAATCTCTTATTACAGTATTGTAAATGTAAATGACGTTAAAAAAGCACTTACAAAAGAACATAGGTTATCTTTAAATAAAAATTCTAAAAAAGAAAACGAAAATAGAGACTCCACTACCTATAGTATCGATATTTACGAACTAACAAATAAACTTGATATCTCTAATTTAGACGATAAGTTTATATTTGAAATCGAACCTCATTCAGATAGGTTTACCACAAATAATATTTTCTGTTTTTATAAAGTGCTCGAAAACCAAGCCAATCAACTCTTTAAAACAGCTTATAAAGCGAACAAAACCAGCCTTTACATTAAAGATTACACTTCTTATCAAGAGCCAGAAGTGAGAGCTGGACCACAAAAATACTTCGCTTAAAATGTAAACTTTTTTACATTTTTTTCAAACGATTTAAGTGAATGTAAATCAAACACATCACAAAAAAACAAACCATTAAAATAATTGTCAGATTTTACGAGAAGGCATATATTTGCTCGTTTTTTAAAAAATTTTGACTAAATAAATATAAAATGCAAAACAAAGGACTCATTAAATTATTCGCTATTCTTTTTGGATTAGTGAGTTTATACCAATTATCGTTCACATTTCTAGCCAATAAAGTAGAAGAGGATGCGAAAGTGTACGCTAAACAAAATGCACCAGACAACGATGCTAGACAAAAAGCTAAATTCGAGAAAAAATATTTAGATAGCGTTGCCAACAAAGATGTTATCGATTTAGGTATCGCACAATATACCTACGATGATGTTCGAGACAAAGAAATGAATCTCGGTCTCGATTTAAAAGGTGGTATTAATGCCATTTTACAAGTTTCTGTAAAAGAAGTTTTAAAAAGTTTGTCTAACGACTCTAAAAACGAAGCGTTTAATAAAGCCTTAGAAAACGCAGACGAAAGACAAAAAAACAGCAATGCTACTTATTTAGATTTGTTTTTCGAAGAATTCGAAAAAGTTGCTGGCACTACAAAATTAAGCGATCCTTCTATCTTCGGAACAAAAGCTTTAAGCGATAAAATTTCTTTTAATGAAGATAATTTTTCTGTTAGAGAAACTTTACAAGAAGAAATTAACAGCTCTATTGGTACTGCTTTTGAAGTATTAAGAAGTAGAATTGATAAGTTTGGAGTTGCTTCTCCAAACATTCAAAGAATTGGAAATTCTGGTAGAATTCAAATTGAATTGCCAGGTGCAAAAGACATAGAACGTGTTACAAAATTAATTACAAGCAAAGCCGAATTACAGTTTTGGGAAGTCTATACAAATGCAGAAGTACAAAACTTTTTCTTTTCTGCAAATGCTAAAGTTACTGAATTATTAAAAGACGATTCTGAAGTTGAACAAGCAAAAGATTCTGTTAAAAAAGACGATATTGACGATCTTTTAGGAGAAACAGTAGATTCTACTAAGGTTCAAAAAAATCTATTTACTTATTTAAGACCAAACATCGCGCAATCTCAACAACAAATTAGCTCTGTTGTAGCAGAAGCAAAAGTAGCAGATACTGCAAGAGTAAATAGCTTATTAAAAAATAAAGAAGTTAGAGACTTATTACCAAACGAATTAAGATATGCAAAATTCTTATGGGATTATAAGTCTAATAAAATTGATGATGGTACAGAAATTATCTCTTTATATGCTATAAAATCTAACAGAAAAGACAAACCTACAATTGAAGGTGATGTTATTTTAGACGCTGCACAGGTTTTCGACCAATTAAATAAGCCAGAAGTTAGCATGACCATGAATAGTTCTGGAACAAAACAATGGGCAAAAATGACTGCAGACAATGTAGGTAATTTTGTTGCTGTTGTTCTAGACGACTATGTATATACTGCACCTTCCGTAAACCAAGCGATTACTGGTGGTAGAACTTCTATTTCTGGTGGAAGCATGACGGTTGCAGAGGCAGAAGACATTGCTACCGTTTTAAAAGCAGGTAAATTACCAGCAGCTGCAAGAATTATTCAAGCAGAAGTGGTGGGACCATCTTTAGGGCAAGAAGCAATTGATGCCAGTTTCTTATCTTTTGGTTTGGCAATCATCTTAGTGTTACTTTGGATGATTTTATATTACGGAAAAGCAGGTTTATTTGCAGATATTGCATTGCTTGTAAACATTTTATTCATCTTCGGAATATTAGCATCTTTCAACGCCGTTTTAACATTACCAGGTATTGCTGGTATTATCTTAACCATAGGTATGTCTGTAGATGCAAACGTAATTATCTTCGAAAGAATTAAAGAAGGTTTATTTGGTAAAAAAGGCTTAAAACAATCTGTGGAAGAAGGTTTCTCTGTAAAAGGAGCACTTTCTGCAATTATAGATGCAAACATTACGACCTTATTAACAGGTATTATTTTATATGTTTTTGGCTCAGGCCCTATTAAAGGTTTCGCCTTAACATTAATGATTGGTATTGCAACTTCTTTATTTACAGCAGTATTTATTACGCGTATCTTAATTGATGGCGCTATCAATAGAGGTACAAACTTAACTTTTAATACTTCTATCTCTAAAGGATGGTTCCAAAACATTAATGTAGAATTCTTAAAAAAACGTAAAATTGCATACTTCATATCTGGAGCAATTATTTTAGCAGGAATCGTTTCTATTTTCTCTATTGGCTTAAAACAAGGAGTAGATTTTAAAGGAGGCCGTTCTTATGTAGTTCGTTTCGACCAAGATATGAGCGCTACTGAAGTTGCTGGAACATTAAAAGATGCTTTTGGAACCGCTCCAGAAGTAAAAACATACGGAAGTGCAAACCAGTTAAAAATAACAACCGTTTATAAAATTGATGAAGAAGGGCAAGAAGTAGATGATGCTGTACAAAACACTTTATATAATGGATTAAAACCGTATTTAGGAAATACAACTTACGAAAACTTTAAACCAGGTTTCGAGAAAGAAGGTGCTGGTGTAATGAGTTATATGAAAGTAGAACCAACCATTGCAGATGATATTAAAACAGATGCATTGTATGCCGTTTTTGGCTCTTTGTTAGTAGTTTTCTTATACATCTTATTACGTTTTAGAAAAATATCTTACTCTATTGGAGCTGTAGTTGCCGTTTTTCATGATGTATTAATTGTATTGGGTGTATTCTCAATAACATACAATTTTATGCCTTTCGATATGGAAATTGGTCAATCTTTTATCGCCGCCATTTTAACGGTAGTGGGTTACTCCTTAAATGATACTGTGGTAATTTTCGATAGAATTAGAGAATTTGTAGGAGACTACAAAAACAGACCATTAAATGAAAACGTAGATAAAGCAGTTAGTTCTACTCTAGGAAGAACCATAAACACCTCTTTAACCACATTATTGGTAATGTTAGCTATCTTCTTATTTGGTGGAGATTCTATTAAAGGATTTATGTTCGCCTTAATTGTAGGGGTAATTGTGGGTACCTATTCATCGTTATTCGTGGCAACACCAATAATGTACGATTCGTCTAAAAAAGAAGAAAAGAAAAAATAGTTCTAACTAAAATAAATAAAAACCGTTTTCTTTAGGCGAAACTTGTTTTGGTTTCAAAAAGAAAACGGTTTTTCTATTCAATCAATAGCAGTTATATTTGCACTTCTATGAGCAGTATTATAAAACTTCACGATTTATATTTTAAACCTTTTATTTCAGAAAACGAAATTAAAAGTATCGTAAAATATCTGGCAAAAAAGGTAAAAAGAGATCTTCCTAAAGACGAAGTACCTATTTTTGTGGGTATTTTAAACGGATGCTTTTTATTTGCTGCCGATTTTATTAGAGAGTTTGAAGGAAATTGCGAAGTCTCTTTTGTAAAATTAGCTTCTTACCAAGGAACCTCTTCAACCGAAAATGTAAAAGAATTGGTGGGCATAAATGAAGATTTAACAGGACGAACCGTTATTATTTTAGAAGATATTATAGATACAGGAACTACGCTCCAAGAAATTTATAATATCTTTAAAAACAAGAATGTAAAACAATTAAAAGTGGCTTCTTTATTCTTTAAACCAGACGTTTTTAGAAAAGAGTTGCCCATAAATTATATCGGAAAAAGTATCGAAGATAAATTTATTGTAGGTTATGGATTAGACTACAAGGGTTTAGGAAGAAATTATTCAGAAATATATCAATTATCAACACCACCAAAAATGAAAAACATCGTATTATTTGGCCCTCCAGGAGCAGGAAAAGGAACACAAGCAACATTTTTAAAAGACATGTACAATTTGGTACACATTTCTACAGGAGATGTATTCCGTTTTAACATTAAAAATGAAACAGAATTGGGTTTATTAGCCAAAAAATATATGGATGAAGGCGATTTAGTACCAGATGAAGTTACCATAAATATGCTAAAAGCCGAAGTAGAAAAAAATGCAGATGCCAATGGTTTTATTTTCGATGGTTTTCCAAGAACACAATCGCAAGCAGAAGCTTTAGACGCTTTTTTAGCCGATAAAGGAGAACAAATAAACGGAATGGTTGCTTTAGAAGTACCAGAAGATTTATTGGTAGAGCGTTTGTTAGAAAGAGGAAAAACTAGCGGAAGAACAGACGATACTGATGAAGCTAAAATTAGAAACCGTTTTAACGAATATAACACAAAAACTGCCGTTTTAAAGGACTATTTCGAAGCTCAAAATAAATATTATGGAATAAATGGTGTAGGTTCTATTGAAGAAATTACACAACGTATCGCAAAAGTATTTAATAAATTGTAAAAATGTGTAACTGTTTAAGCGTTTAATTGTTTAAGCAACGAGTACGATTACACGTTTCAACAATTACACAATTACACAAAAACTATGACTGAAGGAAATTTTGTCGACTACATAAAAATATACGCATCTTCTGGAAAAGGAGGGCAAGGTTCTGTGCATTTACACAGAGAAAAATTTATTACCAAAGGAGGCCCTGATGGTGGAGATGGTGGACGTGGAGGACACATTATTTTACGTGGAGACAAAAATATGTGGACGCTTTTTCACCTAAAATTTAAACGCCATTTTAGAGCAGAAAATGGTGGTGCTGGAAGCGCAAGCAGAAGTACTGGTCACGATGCCAAAGATATTTATATAGATGTACCTTTAGGAACAATTGTTAGAGATGCAGATACCGACGAAATTTTGCACGAAATTACCGAAGATCAAAAAGAAGTAATTTTATTACCTGGTGGAAAAGGCGGTCTTGGAAATTGGCATTTTAAATCTTCGACAAACCAAACTCCACGCTATGCGCAACCTGGAATTGACGGACAAGATGGCTGGTTTAGAATTGAATTAAAATTATTAGCAGATGTAGGTTTGGTTGGTTTCCCAAATGCCGGAAAATCGACATTATTATCGGTTTTAACTGCTGCAAAACCTAAAATTGCAGATTATGCTTTTACCACCTTAAAACCCAATTTAGGTATTGTTGAGCACAGAAATCATCAAACCTTTGTTATTGCAGACATTCCTGGAATTATAGAAGGTGCTGCTGAAGGAAAAGGATTAGGACATCGTTTTTTACGTCACATAGAACGTAATTCTGCTTTATTATTCTTAATTCCTGCAGATAGTGATGATATTAATAAAGAATATGAAATTTTGTTAAACGAACTAAAAAAACACAATTCAGAATTGTTAGATAAAGATCGTTTGTTGGCCATTTCTAAATCAGATATGTTAGATAATGAATTGATAACTGAAATAAAACAAGATTTGCCAAAAGGTATAGAGACTATTTTTATTTCTTCAGTAGCAGAAATTGGCTTACAAGAATTAAAAGATAAACTATGGAAGATGCTAAACTAATTCCATTTCTTTATTCTTTTAACTGAATTTGTATTGGCAACCTATATTTGGTAGTTACAGGAATACCTCTTTTAATTGCGGGATAAATTATTGGAATTTGCCGAATACTTACTTTTAAAATACTATCTAACTCTGGTAATTCTTTTTTTATAATTTCTGAAGATTCAATCGTTTCCAATTCTATATTTCCTTTAGAATTTATTAGCAAATTAACAATTACAGTTTCGAAAATGGAATCTTTTATTGTGAATTCGTGTTTTAGCAACTCCTCTCCTATTTTGTTATGGATGGTGTTTCTAAAGCAGTCTTCTTGTTGAGCTTTTTCAATTAATGAATCGCAAACTTTAAAAGACGGATACGTGTCTATAGAAGAAAAGTTAACAAATGTATCTAAAACTTGCACATTTGTATTTTTTTTGAAAGTAAATTTATCGCAAGAAATGCAAAAGAGAGTTAAAATTAAAAAAGAAAAAAACCTAAAACACATAATTGTACAATATGTAGTAAAAATACAATTTAAATTAGTTTTAATCATACTTATACCATTTAAACTTTGAATTCAAGATAATATTTATTATCTTTCGGGGTAAAATTTATTATCTTTCAATATGCCAAAGAAAATTACCTTATCGATTAAAGAAGAATCTGTTGAATTGCGAAAACTATATGAGTCTACCACTACAGAATTACGAAGAGATCGTTTAAAAATGTTATACTACATAAAGTCCGGGAAGTATATCTATCGTAATGCAATCGCAAAGAAGCTTGGCAGACGTCCAACCACCATAGGCAATTGGATTAAAGACTATGAAACAGGAGGCCTTTCAAATTTATTAGAAATACATAGCGGAGGTAATAATACCGTTCATATTTCTGATAGAGCAAAAGCCTATATCTCCAAGACATTATCTAACAGCGATACCACCATAACTTCCTATATAGAGTTACAAGCTCATATAGCCGAAGATTTATCAGAGATGATAAATTATGGTGCACTTTATGCACATTGTAGGCGAAAACATAAGTCTAAGCTAAAAGTATCAAGAAAGTCACATTATAAAAAAGACCCGAAAGCCGAAATGGTTTTTAAAAAACCTAGAAAACACTTTTAAATTATTTAGAACAAAACTAAATAAAAATAACTTTGAATCGGTCAATTTATTTTTTCAAGATGAATCTCGTTTTGGATTAATCACCAAACAAAAAAGAGTCATTACAGCTAAAGGCGTTAAACCTATAGCAAAGTACAAACATAGTTATCAGAGTAAATGGCTATGGGGAAGTTTTTCACCCATTACAGGTGAGAGTTTCTGCATGCTAACAGATACTGTGTGTAAAGACTTTTTTATTGAGTATTTAAGAGACTTAAGTGCCTGTAATCCTTTGGAACTAAAAATTGTAATTATTGACAATGCAGCTTTCCACTCTACTAAAGATGTAAAATTGCCTGATAATATTATCTTATTACCTATCCCTGCATATTGCCCTGAACTAAATCCAGCTGAAAAAGTTTGGCAATACCTTAAAAGTAAAATTGCAATGAAAATTTATGACACTTTAGATATACTAGAATCCAAAATAGAGCACCTAGTTTATCAAATGGATAATAAGACCATTAAGTCTATAACCGGATATGAATTTTATCTAAAATCTTTTTATAACGTTTTTAATGTTTAAATGGTATTAATACTTTTTGATAAATATCTCAAAAATTCAAAAACCCTTTTGTTTCCAAAAGGGTTTTAATTTAAAAGTTATAAATTTGGAGTTACTCCTGTACAG
Coding sequences:
- a CDS encoding IS630 family transposase yields the protein MKKTRKPKWFLKNLENTFKLFRTKLNKNNFESVNLFFQDESRFGLITKQKRVITAKGVKPIAKYKHSYQSKWLWGSFSPITGESFCMLTDTVCKDFFIEYLRDLSACNPLELKIVIIDNAAFHSTKDVKLPDNIILLPIPAYCPELNPAEKVWQYLKSKIAMKIYDTLDILESKIEHLVYQMDNKTIKSITGYEFYLKSFYNVFNV
- the secDF gene encoding protein translocase subunit SecDF is translated as MQNKGLIKLFAILFGLVSLYQLSFTFLANKVEEDAKVYAKQNAPDNDARQKAKFEKKYLDSVANKDVIDLGIAQYTYDDVRDKEMNLGLDLKGGINAILQVSVKEVLKSLSNDSKNEAFNKALENADERQKNSNATYLDLFFEEFEKVAGTTKLSDPSIFGTKALSDKISFNEDNFSVRETLQEEINSSIGTAFEVLRSRIDKFGVASPNIQRIGNSGRIQIELPGAKDIERVTKLITSKAELQFWEVYTNAEVQNFFFSANAKVTELLKDDSEVEQAKDSVKKDDIDDLLGETVDSTKVQKNLFTYLRPNIAQSQQQISSVVAEAKVADTARVNSLLKNKEVRDLLPNELRYAKFLWDYKSNKIDDGTEIISLYAIKSNRKDKPTIEGDVILDAAQVFDQLNKPEVSMTMNSSGTKQWAKMTADNVGNFVAVVLDDYVYTAPSVNQAITGGRTSISGGSMTVAEAEDIATVLKAGKLPAAARIIQAEVVGPSLGQEAIDASFLSFGLAIILVLLWMILYYGKAGLFADIALLVNILFIFGILASFNAVLTLPGIAGIILTIGMSVDANVIIFERIKEGLFGKKGLKQSVEEGFSVKGALSAIIDANITTLLTGIILYVFGSGPIKGFALTLMIGIATSLFTAVFITRILIDGAINRGTNLTFNTSISKGWFQNINVEFLKKRKIAYFISGAIILAGIVSIFSIGLKQGVDFKGGRSYVVRFDQDMSATEVAGTLKDAFGTAPEVKTYGSANQLKITTVYKIDEEGQEVDDAVQNTLYNGLKPYLGNTTYENFKPGFEKEGAGVMSYMKVEPTIADDIKTDALYAVFGSLLVVFLYILLRFRKISYSIGAVVAVFHDVLIVLGVFSITYNFMPFDMEIGQSFIAAILTVVGYSLNDTVVIFDRIREFVGDYKNRPLNENVDKAVSSTLGRTINTSLTTLLVMLAIFLFGGDSIKGFMFALIVGVIVGTYSSLFVATPIMYDSSKKEEKKK
- a CDS encoding adenylate kinase, producing MSSIIKLHDLYFKPFISENEIKSIVKYLAKKVKRDLPKDEVPIFVGILNGCFLFAADFIREFEGNCEVSFVKLASYQGTSSTENVKELVGINEDLTGRTVIILEDIIDTGTTLQEIYNIFKNKNVKQLKVASLFFKPDVFRKELPINYIGKSIEDKFIVGYGLDYKGLGRNYSEIYQLSTPPKMKNIVLFGPPGAGKGTQATFLKDMYNLVHISTGDVFRFNIKNETELGLLAKKYMDEGDLVPDEVTINMLKAEVEKNADANGFIFDGFPRTQSQAEALDAFLADKGEQINGMVALEVPEDLLVERLLERGKTSGRTDDTDEAKIRNRFNEYNTKTAVLKDYFEAQNKYYGINGVGSIEEITQRIAKVFNKL
- a CDS encoding helix-turn-helix domain-containing protein, whose translation is MPKKITLSIKEESVELRKLYESTTTELRRDRLKMLYYIKSGKYIYRNAIAKKLGRRPTTIGNWIKDYETGGLSNLLEIHSGGNNTVHISDRAKAYISKTLSNSDTTITSYIELQAHIAEDLSEMINYGALYAHCRRKHKSKLKVSRKSHYKKDPKAEMVFKKPRKHF
- a CDS encoding energy transducer TonB → MQVLDTFVNFSSIDTYPSFKVCDSLIEKAQQEDCFRNTIHNKIGEELLKHEFTIKDSIFETVIVNLLINSKGNIELETIESSEIIKKELPELDSILKVSIRQIPIIYPAIKRGIPVTTKYRLPIQIQLKE
- the obgE gene encoding GTPase ObgE, which translates into the protein MTEGNFVDYIKIYASSGKGGQGSVHLHREKFITKGGPDGGDGGRGGHIILRGDKNMWTLFHLKFKRHFRAENGGAGSASRSTGHDAKDIYIDVPLGTIVRDADTDEILHEITEDQKEVILLPGGKGGLGNWHFKSSTNQTPRYAQPGIDGQDGWFRIELKLLADVGLVGFPNAGKSTLLSVLTAAKPKIADYAFTTLKPNLGIVEHRNHQTFVIADIPGIIEGAAEGKGLGHRFLRHIERNSALLFLIPADSDDINKEYEILLNELKKHNSELLDKDRLLAISKSDMLDNELITEIKQDLPKGIETIFISSVAEIGLQELKDKLWKMLN